GATGGTCCGAAGACCGATCTGTCGGGTGACTGTTTCGCCCGGAATATCGATGGCAAGGGTATAAAGCGCCTGCTCGCCGCTGCCCGCCGGCCACCAGAGCCTGGGGCTTTCGACATGAAAGACATGGGTGATCTTCGTCTCTCCGGCCGCAATGCCGCAATCGAGCCTCACCCTTTCGCCATCGAAATCGAAATGAACTGGCACGACGGCGGGATCCGCTGAAAACAGCGTCAACGTGACACGAAGATCGACGCTGCCGTTTTCGTGGTGAACCTGTTCCGTTTCGACATGTTCGATGCGCGCCGGATCGAGCCTTCTCAACGCAACGGTGCCGTAAAGCCCGAGCGGCGCGATCGCGATGTTCCAGTCCCACCCGAAATGGCATTGCGGCTTGCGCAGCATATTGCCGTTCGGGATCGGTGAATTGCCGTCATGATAGGGAATGTGGAAGGGCTGCCGTGCCTGTCGCTCAACGCCGGCTGAAATGCTGGAATGGAAATGGATGCGAATGCGGTTTTCGCCCGGCTCTATCGCCTCGGACACATCGGGCCGGTAGCGGCGAAAGCAGTTATCGGCCGAAAGCACCGGCACGTCGTTGACGAACACGACGGCAACGGTGTCAAGATTGTCGATGTCGAGATACCAGCTGCTGCCTTCCGCATGATCGACGAAGAAGCTCCGCTCGACCGACCACTCCCGCTCGGCAACCCACTGCACCGCCTCCTCGTTGCGACCCCAATAGGGGTCGGGAATGATCTCCGCCGCCTGAAGCGCCGAATGAACGTCACCCGGCAACACCATCGTCGCGGAATGCTCACCATCCCCAGAGAAAAGCCGCCATTCGCCTGAAAGATCGATTGAGGGAGTATCGATATGTGATGCCATGTCCTTGATCCGGATATCTTATGTGAGACAGAGTGAGGTGAGCTGCAGCGGGCCGCAGTCGCTCAAATCCGCTCCTCCGTGCCCGCGTCGAAAAGAGAAGCCACGGTCATGTCGAAACCGAGACGCACCTTGGTGCCCGGGCTGTAACGCCGGGTGCCTGCCGTTCTCACCGAAATGACGTGGCCGGCATGCTTCAGCCAAAGCAGGTTGTCCGCTCCCATGGGCTCTTCGATATCGACGGTCGCCTCGTGAATTTCGGCTCCCGCCGGCACATCCTCGTCCAGCATGACATGTTCCGGCCTGACCCCGAGCACGACCTTGCGGCCGGATTCCAGAGGCGTTTCCGTCTGATAGCCGTAGAGCGAGAAATCGGCGCCGCCGGTGGTGAAGACCACCTTGCCCTCGCGGTTGGCGAGCTCTCCCCGGAAGAAGTTCATCGGCGGCGAACCGATGAAGCCGGCGACGAACAGGTTTCTCGGCCGGTTGTAGATCGTCATCGGATCGTCGAGTTGTTGGATCACCCCGCTCTTCATGATGGCGATGCGGTCGGCCAGCGTCAGTGCCTCGATCTGGTCGTGGGTGACGTAGATCATCGTGTTCTTCAGCGACTGGTGCAGCCGCTTGATTTCCACACGCAACTCCGAGCGCAGCTTGGCGTCGAGGTTCGACAGCGGCTCGTCGAACAGGAAGACATCGACATCGCGCACCAGCGCGCGCCCGATGGCGACGCGCTGGCGCTGGCCGCCGGAAAGCGCTGCCGGCTTTCGGTCGAGCAGCTGCTGGATCTGCAGGATCTCGGCCGCCCGAGCCACCTTTTCCCGGATCTTCTCTGCCGGCACCTTTGCGACCTGCAAGCCGAAGGAAAGGTTCTTTTCCACGCTCATCTGCGGATAAAGCGCATAGGACTGGAACACCATGCCGATGCCGCGATCCTTGGGCTCTTCCCAGGTGACGTTGCGATCCTTGATGAAGATCTGGCCGTCCGTCGGCTCCAGAAGCCCGGCGATGCAATTGAGCAGGGTCGACTTGCCGCAGCCGGACGAACCGAGCAGCACGAGGAATTCGCCGTCCCGGATGTCTAGGTTGAGGTTTTCCAGAACGTTGACCGCACCGAAGCTCAATGACAGGTCCTTGATCGATACACTGTACGACATATGCGCTTAACCCTTCACTGCGCCGGCGGCGATGCCGCGGACAAAAAGCCGGCCGGACACGAAATAGACGATGAGCGGGACCGCGCCGGTCAGCAGCGTGGCAGCCATGTTGACGTTGTATTCCTTCACCCCCTGGACGGAGTTGACGATGTTGTTGAGCTGGACCGTCATCGGGTAATATTCCGGTCGGGTGAAAACGACGCCGAACAGGAAGTCGTTCCAGATGCCGGTCACCTGCAGGATCATCGCGACGACGAAGATCGGCAGCGACATCGGCAGCATGATGCGGAAATAGATCTGCCAGAAGCCCGCCCCGTCGATGCGCGCCGCCTTGAACAGCTCCTCGGGCAACGAGGAGAAATAGTTGCGGAAAAGCAGCGTCAGGATCGGCATGCCGAAGATGGTGTGCACGATGACGAGGCCGCTCAGCGATCCGTAGAGCCCGATCTCGCGCAGCACGATGACGATCGGATAGATCATCACCTGATAGGGAATGAACGCCCCGACGATCAGGATGGTGAAGAAGAAATCCGCGCCCTTGAAGCGCCAGTTGGCGAGCGCGTAACCGTTGACGGAGGCGATCAGGATCGAGATCAGCGTCGAGGGCACGGTGATGCGCACCGAGTTCCAGAAGCCGCGTGACAGACCGTCGCAATTGAGGCCCGTGCAGGCCGTCGCCCAGGCCTTGACCCAGGGCTCGAAGGTGATCTCGACAGGAGCCGAGAAGATGTTGCCGAGCCGGATTTCCGGCATGCCCTTCAATGATGTAACAACCATCACATAGAGCGGCAGCAGGTAGTAAGCCGCAGCCACGAACAATGTGCCGTAGATCATGATGTTGCGCGATGAAAGCCGGCGCTTCGGCTTTCTTCCGCGCGGCCCTGCCTGAAGGCGGCCAGTCGGCTCATCCAAGCCTGCGACGGGCGAATTGAGGGAACCCGTGTTATCCACGCTTCTTACCTCCGAATTCCAGATAGGCCCATGGAATGATGATGATCGCGACAGTGACCAGCATCATGGTGGAGGCGGCGAAGCCCTGTCCCAGGTTCTGCGCCTGAAACATGTAGTCGTAGACGTATTTCGCGGGCACTTCGGAGGCGATGCCCGGACCGCCGCTCGTCTGGGCGACGACGAGGTCGTAGACCTTGACGATGCCGCTCGCGATGATGACGAGCGTGGTGATGAACACCGGCCGCATCATCGGAATGACGATGAACAGATAGGTCCGCCACATCGGAATGCCGTCGACACGTGCGGCCTTCCAGATGTCTTCGTCGATGCCGCGCAGGCCGGCGAGCAGCAGGCACATGACGAGGCCCGTTCCCTGCCAGAGGCCGGCGATCAGCACACCGTAGATGACGATGTCGGAATTATAGAGCGGGTCGAAGGTGAAGCTCGTCCAGCCGAGGCTTCTGACCACCGACTGGATACCGAATTCCGGATTGAGCACCCATTGCCAGACAAGGCCCGTCACGATGAAGGACAGCGCGAAGGGATAGAGAAAGATCGTCCGGAAGGTGTTCTCGAAACGGATCTTCTGGTCCATCAGCGCCGCCAGCACGAAGCCGATCACCAGACTGAAGATCAGCGTGAAAATGCCGTAGATCGCCAGGTTCTCGATCGAGACCAGCCAGCGGGGCGCAGCCCACAGCCGCTCATATTGATCGAACCCGACAAACTTCGCCCGGGGCAGCAGCTTGGAATTCGTGAATGAATAGACGACCGTCCAGACCGTTCCGCCGAGAAAGATGACGAGAGCCGTCAAGACCATCGGAATGGAGGCAATCTTGGCATTGAGATTGCGCAGGAGCTGGTTGGGTCGGCCAGTACGCGTCCGGCGGCGCTTCCGGCCCGCCGATTGTCCCGGAAATTTGTCCGGCAATTCTCCAGTCAACTGATCCGTCATGGGTCACTCCTCCTTGGTGATCCAGTAACTCCCGCACGACGTACCCCGGCGAAGCACTCGGCTTCCGGTTCTGTCATGCAGGCACGACTTGCGAGGCGTTGCTTCCCGGTGTGGAAGCCCGGCGCGGATCAGGACCCGCGCCGGAAGCCTCGGGAGACTGTGATCAGTCCGCCGACGCGATGATGTCGACGAAACGCTTCTGCGCGTCCTCCGGTGTCATCGACGGATTTGCGAAGAATTCGGAGAACAGGTCCTCCTTCTGCTTCTGGCTGTCGGCGGAAAGAAGCTGGTCCGTCCACGGAATGACGTCGCCCTTGGCGAGGATATCGAGACCTTTCTTCATGCAGTCGTTGGCGGCGGCCAGATCGACATCGCCGCGCACCGGCAGCGAACCCTTCTTGAGGTTGAAGGCTACCTGCGTTGCCGGCGCGACCAGCGTCGAGGCAAGCACTTCCTGCGCCTTGGACTTTGCCTCGTCCTTCAGCAGCGGGAAGTAGAAGGCATCACCGCCCGTGGCGATGACCGCATTGACGCCGAGACCCGGCAGGCAGGTGTAATCCTTGCCCGCGACCTTGCCGGCGAGCGCAAATTCACCCTGGGCCCAGTCGCCCATGATCTGGCCGCCAGCCTTGCCGGTGATGACCATGTTGGTCGCCTGGTTCCAGTCCTGAACGTTCGTGCCCTTCGACAGGCGGCGAGCATCGTCGGCCGCCTTGAAGACCTTGGCGATCTCCGGCCCGGCGGCCAGCTCGGCATCCTTGTCGCCGAACACTTTCAGGAAATTGTCCTTGCCGGCCAGAGCCAGGAACAGAACGTCGAAGGCGCCATTCGACTGCCACGGCTGACCACCGACGGCGAGCGGCACGATCCCTGCCTTTTCCAGCGCAGGTGCAGCGGCGACGAATTCGTCCCAGTTATTGGGGACCTCGACGCCAGCCTTGGTGAAGGCCTTGTTGGAAAGCCAGAGCCACTGCCAGGAATGGATGTTGACCGGCGCGCAGTAGATCTTGCCGTCGATCGTGCAGCTGTCGAGAAGGCTGGCCGGCCGGATGATCTCCTTCCAGTTCTCCTTGGTGGCGACATCCGTCAGGTCGCGCATGAGGCCGGACTGGACGAGTTCTTCGGCCTGACGGCCATGGTTGAACTGGGTAGCCCCCATCGGATCTCCGCCGGTGATGCGGCTCACCATGATCGGTCGGGCCGTACCGCCGGAACCGGCGATGGCGCCATCCACCCATTTATTGCCCGTGGCATCGAAGGCCTTGGCGAGTTCCGCGACCGCGGCCGCCTCCCCGCCCGACGTCCACCAATGGGTTACCTCGAGATCGGTGGCTTGAGCGGCACCGAACGGCAGCACGACGCTAGCGGCCAGAAATGCCGCGACGCTACGAAAGTTCATTGAGTCTCCTCCCTCACTGAAACGTTGCAGTGAAAATTTATGCGAAACGATTTAGGCGCGCAACCGTCGCGGGGAGTTTTTATTCTTTCTTTACAAATTTCTATCTTAAATTGTGAATAGGGTTAGCAATGATCGTCGCCGTCGCTCTGATGATTTCGCGATGCGCAAATGCGGAAAGCATCAAAAAACTCAATAAAATACCGGAAATTGGTGAAATAATTGCTGTATCGCACACATCATGAATGTCCGCAGCGCAGCAGAACTGTGGGAAACACGGGCATCACCCAAGGGTTGCACACGTTTTGCGATGCAAGATCGATTTAGCTCGACAAACGAACTGTAACGTTTCAGTTTTGGAGCAAAGACTATCCATCCAATGCATGAGGATGCGTTTGCAGCCGTCGAGAAGGTAATTATACTGCCTGTTCGGGGCAGTGACGGGGACAGCATGAAAAACGGAAATGAAGGAGCCGCACCGGCTCCGGCAGCAGAGACCAGGGAACGGCCGACCCTCAAGACCATTGCCTTCATGACCGGACTGGGCATCACCACGGTTTCGCGCGCCCTCAAGGACGCGCCGGATATCGGTGCCGAGACGAAGGAACGGGTTCGCATGGTCGCCCGCCAGCTCGGCTATCAGCCGAACCGCGCCGGCGTTCGCCTGAGAACGGGAAAGACCAACGTCATCGCGCTGGTGCTGAGCATCGACGAAGAGATCATGGGTTTTTCCAACCAGATGGTCTTCGGCATTTCGGAAGTGCTGTCCAACACGCCGTACCACATCGTCGTGACGCCGCATTCCCACTCCAAGGATCCGATGCTCCCGATCCGCTATATTCTGGAAACGGGATCGGCTGACGGCGTTATCATTTCCCGGACGGAGCCGGACGATCCGCGCGTGCGGCTGCTCGTCGAGCAGAACATGCCCTTCGCCACCCATGGCCGTACCGATTGCGGTCTGGTGCACCCCTATCACGACTACGACAACGAAGCCTTCGCCCGCCAGGCGGTCGAACGGCTGGTGAAACGGGGGCGTCGCCGTATCGCGTTGCTACAGCCACCGAGCAAGCTCACCTATTACACGCATACCCGAAACGGCTTCCTCTCCGCCCTGCATCAGGCCGGCGCCGAGGAAGTTCCCCTGCGGGTCACCATCGATTCGCCGCTGGCCGATATCCGCGATGCCGTAGAAGCCTTGATGCGCTCCGACAGCGCGCCTGACGGCATCGTCTGTTCCGCCGGAAGCGGCGCGATCGCCGTCAATGCCGGCATCGAGGCTGCCGAAAAACATGTCGGCCGCGATCTCGATCTTGTGTCGAAACAGTCGATACCGATCCTCAACTGGATCAGGCCGGAAATCATTACCGCCTACGAGGACGTGCGGGAATCCGGCCGCGAGCTGGCGAGTGCCGTGATCGCCCGCATCGACGGTGCCGCACCGGAACAACTCCAGAGCATCAGCCTGCCCGTCTGGCCTGAGGCCTGATGCCTGAAGTCTGGTCTGGCGCCGGAAAATGAAGAACCGGCTCAAGGCCGGTCCTCCTGTTCCAGATAGATGGCTAAAGGTGACCGCTCAGGCTGCGGTTGCGCCGCTGCCCCACGGACCGTGATGGATGTCCTTGCCATCCGTACGATCGAAGCCGTGGGCGCCGAAGAAATCGCGCTGGGCCTGGATGAGGTTCGCGGTACCACGAGACTGCCGGTAGGCATCGAAATAGGTGAGCGCCGAGGCAAGCGCGGGAACCGGCAGACCGGCGGATACGGCCGCGGCGACGACACGGCGAAGCGACGGCAGGCTTTCCTTCACCATGGCCGAGAATGCCGGCGTGACGATCAGGTTGGCGGCATCCGGCGTTGCCGTAAAGGCGCGCGTGATCTCATCGAGGAACTGCGAGCGGATGATGCAACCGGCGCGCCAGATCTTCGCGATCGTCGGCATGGGCAGCGACCAGCCGAACTCCTTGCTGGCGGCGGACATGACGGCGAAGCCCTGCGCATAGGCAGCGATCTTGGCGGCGAAAAGCGCAAGCTCCAGATCGGTCTCCAGATTGCCGCCGGAAAGCGTGAACGGCAGCTTTTCCTTGCCGAACAGGGCTTCGGCCGCTTCACGCTCGGACTTCATCGACGACAGGCTGCGTGCAGCGACCGCGGCTTCGATGGCGGTGGCCGGAATGCCCATCTGCTGGGCCTCGATCACCGACCACTT
The window above is part of the Rhizobium sp. ACO-34A genome. Proteins encoded here:
- a CDS encoding sugar ABC transporter permease; this encodes MDNTGSLNSPVAGLDEPTGRLQAGPRGRKPKRRLSSRNIMIYGTLFVAAAYYLLPLYVMVVTSLKGMPEIRLGNIFSAPVEITFEPWVKAWATACTGLNCDGLSRGFWNSVRITVPSTLISILIASVNGYALANWRFKGADFFFTILIVGAFIPYQVMIYPIVIVLREIGLYGSLSGLVIVHTIFGMPILTLLFRNYFSSLPEELFKAARIDGAGFWQIYFRIMLPMSLPIFVVAMILQVTGIWNDFLFGVVFTRPEYYPMTVQLNNIVNSVQGVKEYNVNMAATLLTGAVPLIVYFVSGRLFVRGIAAGAVKG
- a CDS encoding ABC transporter ATP-binding protein — translated: MSYSVSIKDLSLSFGAVNVLENLNLDIRDGEFLVLLGSSGCGKSTLLNCIAGLLEPTDGQIFIKDRNVTWEEPKDRGIGMVFQSYALYPQMSVEKNLSFGLQVAKVPAEKIREKVARAAEILQIQQLLDRKPAALSGGQRQRVAIGRALVRDVDVFLFDEPLSNLDAKLRSELRVEIKRLHQSLKNTMIYVTHDQIEALTLADRIAIMKSGVIQQLDDPMTIYNRPRNLFVAGFIGSPPMNFFRGELANREGKVVFTTGGADFSLYGYQTETPLESGRKVVLGVRPEHVMLDEDVPAGAEIHEATVDIEEPMGADNLLWLKHAGHVISVRTAGTRRYSPGTKVRLGFDMTVASLFDAGTEERI
- a CDS encoding sugar ABC transporter permease; this translates as MPDKFPGQSAGRKRRRTRTGRPNQLLRNLNAKIASIPMVLTALVIFLGGTVWTVVYSFTNSKLLPRAKFVGFDQYERLWAAPRWLVSIENLAIYGIFTLIFSLVIGFVLAALMDQKIRFENTFRTIFLYPFALSFIVTGLVWQWVLNPEFGIQSVVRSLGWTSFTFDPLYNSDIVIYGVLIAGLWQGTGLVMCLLLAGLRGIDEDIWKAARVDGIPMWRTYLFIVIPMMRPVFITTLVIIASGIVKVYDLVVAQTSGGPGIASEVPAKYVYDYMFQAQNLGQGFAASTMMLVTVAIIIIPWAYLEFGGKKRG
- a CDS encoding ABC transporter substrate-binding protein encodes the protein MNFRSVAAFLAASVVLPFGAAQATDLEVTHWWTSGGEAAAVAELAKAFDATGNKWVDGAIAGSGGTARPIMVSRITGGDPMGATQFNHGRQAEELVQSGLMRDLTDVATKENWKEIIRPASLLDSCTIDGKIYCAPVNIHSWQWLWLSNKAFTKAGVEVPNNWDEFVAAAPALEKAGIVPLAVGGQPWQSNGAFDVLFLALAGKDNFLKVFGDKDAELAAGPEIAKVFKAADDARRLSKGTNVQDWNQATNMVITGKAGGQIMGDWAQGEFALAGKVAGKDYTCLPGLGVNAVIATGGDAFYFPLLKDEAKSKAQEVLASTLVAPATQVAFNLKKGSLPVRGDVDLAAANDCMKKGLDILAKGDVIPWTDQLLSADSQKQKEDLFSEFFANPSMTPEDAQKRFVDIIASAD
- a CDS encoding LacI family transcriptional regulator, which translates into the protein MKNGNEGAAPAPAAETRERPTLKTIAFMTGLGITTVSRALKDAPDIGAETKERVRMVARQLGYQPNRAGVRLRTGKTNVIALVLSIDEEIMGFSNQMVFGISEVLSNTPYHIVVTPHSHSKDPMLPIRYILETGSADGVIISRTEPDDPRVRLLVEQNMPFATHGRTDCGLVHPYHDYDNEAFARQAVERLVKRGRRRIALLQPPSKLTYYTHTRNGFLSALHQAGAEEVPLRVTIDSPLADIRDAVEALMRSDSAPDGIVCSAGSGAIAVNAGIEAAEKHVGRDLDLVSKQSIPILNWIRPEIITAYEDVRESGRELASAVIARIDGAAPEQLQSISLPVWPEA